CTTGCCGCCAGTGGTGTGGCCACCCTGCTTCAAGTATGGAAAAACCGGTTTTTCGGTATCGGACTCCCTGTTGTGCTTGGATGTACCTTTACGGCGGTAGCACCGATGATCACCATCGGTAAGCAATTCGGTCTTTCAGGTATCTATGGATCCATACTGATTGCAGGGCTTGTCGTTATCTTAATTGCTAAGTATTTTAGTAAAATTATTAAACTATTTCCACCGGTTGTGACGGGTTCCGTTGTGACCATTATCGGGATGTCTTTAATTCCAACTGCGATTGATAAGATGGCAGGAGGCCAAGGTAGTGAGCGTTTTGGTAGCCCGATGAATTTGGCGCTATCGTTTGGCGTGTTATTACTCATTATCTTAATCAATCGTTTTTTTAAAGGCTTCATTAGAGCCATTAGCATTTTGATTGGCCTTATTGGCGGAACGGTTGTGGCCTATATGTTCGGTAGGGTTGATATGTCGTCAGTGGGTGAGGCCGATTGGTTTCATATGGTTGAACCCTTTCACTTTGCCACGCCAACCTTCCACTTGAGTGCGATATTAACGATGGTGATTGTCGCGATTGTCAGTTTGATTGAGTCAACGGGCGTGTTTTTCGCTTTAAGCGATGTCTGTGATCAACCGTTGGATGATAAGGATTTGGAACGGGGCTACCGTTCTGAAGGGTTAGCAATTGTGATTGGCTCATTATTCAATGCGTTCCCGTATACAACATTTTCACAGAATGTTGGTCTTGTTGAACTATCCAACGTGAAATCAAAGAAAATCATCGTGATATGTGGTTTACTGTTAATTGGATTTGGTTTGGAACCGAAAATTGGTGCGTTGACAACATTGATTCCAACCCCTGTCTTAGGTGGGGCGATGGTCGCTATGTTTGGTATGGTCATTGCTTCAGGAGTGAAAATGTTAAGTCGCGTGGATTTCTCCAAGCAGGATAATTTAATGATCATCGCTTGTTCGGTCGGATTAGGTCTTGGTGTCACGGTTCAGCCGGATCTGTTTGCTCAGTTACCTAACAGTGTACAAATCATCACGAATAACGGCATTGTGGCCGGCAGTATCACAGCGATTCTTTTGAATATCATATTTAATGTGAGTGTTTCTCGACAAAAGACCCGGCAAAAAGCCGCCATACAGACTCAGGCTGAGCGGGTATCGTAAAGTAAAACGATTTATACCAAAACACCAAAACATGACGTTTAGGCTCCCATTATAACAGTGGGTGTTGCCTGAGCGTCATGTTTTTTATTCTACTACTTTCGATAAACGGGAAGGATGATTCGTTAATGAGTCGAATTCTATTTAAAAAGGGAAAGTATTTTTGTGGTGGATAGATGCTGAAAGGAGCATACATATGTCGCTAGAATTAACATCAATGACGGAAGAAAGATTTAATCAATATTATAAGCATGCTTTGAAAGCGTATGCAGATGAACACGTGAAAGCAGGAAATTGGAAAGAAGAAGAGGCCATTCAAAAGGCTCGGCAACAATTTGAGCAACTGTTGCCAGATGGGCTAGAAACAAAGGATCATCATCTGCTATCTATTTTACATGATGGAGAACCTATCGGGATTTTATGGTTGCGTGTCCAATCAAATCATCAAGAAAAGCAAGCCATTATATTTGACATTAAGCTTGATGAGGATCAGCGTGGGAAAGGATTCGGAACAGCCGCAATGGAAGCTATTGACGAGTATGCACAGTCAATGGGTGTCCAGCAAATACGCCTACATGTTTTCGCACATAATCAACGAGCTAAATCCCTTTATGAAAAAATGGGTTATGACATGACGGGTTATCAAATGTCGAAAAGGTTATCATGACATAATATAGATACTTTATGATAGTCACATCAACACTTTTGTTTAATAAAGGAGAAATAGAATATGAACACGTCTACGAACGATGGTATCCATGATCTTTACCACAAACTCATCAATGCATGGAACAACCGTGA
This genomic interval from Tuberibacillus sp. Marseille-P3662 contains the following:
- a CDS encoding nucleobase:cation symporter-2 family protein; its protein translation is MEFKREPGKMLSLGFQHVLAMYAGAVLVPLLIGQALGLSGTELSYLVSIDLAASGVATLLQVWKNRFFGIGLPVVLGCTFTAVAPMITIGKQFGLSGIYGSILIAGLVVILIAKYFSKIIKLFPPVVTGSVVTIIGMSLIPTAIDKMAGGQGSERFGSPMNLALSFGVLLLIILINRFFKGFIRAISILIGLIGGTVVAYMFGRVDMSSVGEADWFHMVEPFHFATPTFHLSAILTMVIVAIVSLIESTGVFFALSDVCDQPLDDKDLERGYRSEGLAIVIGSLFNAFPYTTFSQNVGLVELSNVKSKKIIVICGLLLIGFGLEPKIGALTTLIPTPVLGGAMVAMFGMVIASGVKMLSRVDFSKQDNLMIIACSVGLGLGVTVQPDLFAQLPNSVQIITNNGIVAGSITAILLNIIFNVSVSRQKTRQKAAIQTQAERVS
- a CDS encoding GNAT family N-acetyltransferase, producing the protein MSLELTSMTEERFNQYYKHALKAYADEHVKAGNWKEEEAIQKARQQFEQLLPDGLETKDHHLLSILHDGEPIGILWLRVQSNHQEKQAIIFDIKLDEDQRGKGFGTAAMEAIDEYAQSMGVQQIRLHVFAHNQRAKSLYEKMGYDMTGYQMSKRLS